Genomic DNA from Halorussus rarus:
GTCGGGTTCTCTGGCAGTTCGTCCGGCGTCGCAACCACCGGGCCGATCGGCGCGGCGTTGTCGAAGGCCTTCCCGCGGATCCAGTTCTGCTCCTTCCGCTGGTCCTCGCGGTTCGAGAGGTCGTTGACGCACGTGTACCCCCGTATCACGCTATCGGCGTCCGACGCCGAGACGTTCCGGCACTGCTCGCCGATGACGACGCCTAACTCGGCCTCGTAGTCGATGCGTTCTTTGTCCGCCGGAAGCGTGACCGTGTCGCCGTGTCCGGCGAGCGTGTTCGGCCCCTTCAGGAACAGGAGCGGCCGGTCGGGGACCTCCGAATCGGTCTCCGCGGCGTGCTCGGCGTAGTTCCGCCCGATGCAGACGATCTTCGACGGTTCCACCGGCGGGAGCAGTCGGACCTCGTCGAGGTCGTACGTCCGCCCGGCGAAGGCGACGCCGTCGCCGGTCCACTCACCGCGCCGTTCGCTTCCGGCCGGATCGAGAAATCTCACCTGCTTCATACCTACTCTCGACGTCGACCGATTCGGCAAAGTATCTTCTCTATAATTATGATTCGGCGATTCCTTGTACGAAGGGCCGATTCCGGGAATCCGACGCCTCTCGACGTCACTTCGGATACGACTCGTCCCACGGCCGCTTGCGCTCGAAGGCGGCGCTCGCCGCGAGCACGTCGTCGTCTGCGAACCGCCCGCCGGCGACCTGCAGTCCCACTGGGAGGCCGTCGTCGGTGACCCCGGCCGGAATCGAGGCGGCGGGATGGCCGCTCATGTTGAACGGCTGGGTGAGGACCCAGCCCCGGAGCGGTTCGACCTCGG
This window encodes:
- a CDS encoding fumarylacetoacetate hydrolase family protein, yielding MKQVRFLDPAGSERRGEWTGDGVAFAGRTYDLDEVRLLPPVEPSKIVCIGRNYAEHAAETDSEVPDRPLLFLKGPNTLAGHGDTVTLPADKERIDYEAELGVVIGEQCRNVSASDADSVIRGYTCVNDLSNREDQRKEQNWIRGKAFDNAAPIGPVVATPDELPENPTVQSRVNGEVRQEATTDKMIFPVAELIEEITKLVTLEPDDVIATGTPEGIGRLEEGDSVEIEVDGVGTLRNEVRFD